A genomic region of Anaerolineae bacterium contains the following coding sequences:
- a CDS encoding ABC transporter permease subunit yields METLWLGLQEAGRLLWHHDPYVLEITALTLRVSGTATLVALLLGLPVGVALAFLDFPGRRAVVAAINTGMGLPPVVVGLVVALLLWRSGPLGSWGLIYTPTAMIIAQALLAWPLVAGLSLAALQQLDPRLRWQLLGLGASTWQMVLLMLWETRLLLLAAIIAAFGAVISEVGASMMVGGNVAHHTRVLTTATVLETSKGNFALAMALGTILLFLAYLVTYALTTLQQKARRS; encoded by the coding sequence GTGGAGACCCTTTGGCTTGGCCTTCAGGAAGCCGGACGGTTGCTCTGGCACCACGATCCGTATGTGCTGGAAATTACCGCGTTGACCTTGCGGGTCTCGGGAACAGCGACCCTGGTGGCCCTGCTGCTGGGCTTGCCGGTGGGCGTGGCGCTGGCTTTTCTGGATTTTCCCGGCCGGCGGGCGGTGGTCGCGGCCATCAACACGGGCATGGGGCTGCCGCCGGTGGTGGTGGGCCTGGTGGTGGCCCTGTTGCTGTGGCGCAGTGGGCCGTTGGGCTCCTGGGGGCTGATTTACACGCCCACGGCCATGATCATCGCCCAGGCCCTGCTGGCCTGGCCCTTGGTGGCAGGGCTCAGTTTGGCGGCCCTGCAGCAACTGGACCCGCGCCTGCGCTGGCAGTTGTTGGGCCTGGGGGCCTCGACCTGGCAGATGGTGCTGTTGATGCTCTGGGAGACGCGTTTGCTGCTCCTGGCGGCCATCATCGCCGCCTTCGGGGCGGTGATCTCCGAGGTGGGGGCTTCGATGATGGTGGGCGGGAACGTGGCCCATCACACCCGGGTGTTGACCACCGCCACGGTGTTGGAGACCAGCAAAGGGAACTTTGCCCTGGCCATGGCCCTGGGCACCATCTTACTCTTCCTGGCTTACCTGGTGACCTACGCCCTGACCACTTTGCAGCAAAAGGCACGCCGATCATGA
- a CDS encoding ABC transporter ATP-binding protein, whose amino-acid sequence MNPLLRAEGIQVLLARRTVLAVPQIEVKGGEVFVAIGPNGAGKSTLLRVLAALQPPQRGTLFFRGRRVSWRRALAYRRRLAVVLQEPLLLSMSVFHNVALGLLLRGRRGRPVRQRVMYWLEQFQVAYLAERSALALSGGEAQRVALARAFAAEPEMLFLDEPFSGLDMPTRLAILADLRRVLQETGLTTFLVTHDRDEALALADRVAVLFEGRLAQVGPVEEVFMHPAHERIAAFVGVENRVPAHIVERASGRVRVRFPWGDEIEIAASVWWSGEALVCVRPEEIELLPGEPCEGGQVLRGQVVQSVPLGMQVRVEVAVAGAIWRVLLPRSHWRRLDLRERRSVCLRIPPDRAHLLPIQREGDEPPQDATPEPRVV is encoded by the coding sequence ATGAATCCCCTGTTGCGCGCCGAAGGCATCCAGGTTCTCCTGGCCAGGCGCACCGTGCTTGCGGTGCCGCAGATCGAGGTCAAGGGGGGAGAGGTTTTCGTCGCCATCGGCCCCAACGGCGCGGGTAAGTCCACCTTGTTGCGCGTGCTGGCCGCCTTGCAGCCCCCGCAGCGGGGGACGTTGTTCTTTCGCGGTCGGCGGGTCTCCTGGCGTCGGGCGCTGGCCTATCGTCGTCGCCTGGCCGTGGTGTTGCAGGAGCCTTTGCTGCTCAGCATGAGCGTGTTTCACAATGTCGCCCTGGGATTGCTCCTGCGTGGCCGGCGGGGGAGACCAGTGCGGCAACGGGTAATGTACTGGCTGGAGCAGTTCCAGGTCGCCTATCTGGCCGAACGCTCCGCCCTGGCCCTTTCTGGTGGCGAGGCCCAGCGGGTGGCGTTGGCGCGGGCCTTCGCCGCGGAGCCGGAAATGCTCTTCCTCGATGAACCGTTTTCGGGACTGGATATGCCTACCCGGTTGGCCATCCTGGCCGATTTGCGGCGGGTTTTGCAAGAGACTGGCCTGACCACCTTTTTGGTGACCCATGACCGGGACGAAGCGTTGGCCCTGGCCGACCGGGTGGCGGTGCTGTTTGAGGGCCGGCTGGCTCAGGTGGGACCTGTGGAAGAGGTGTTCATGCACCCAGCCCACGAGCGCATTGCGGCCTTTGTGGGGGTGGAGAACCGGGTGCCTGCCCACATCGTGGAGCGCGCGAGTGGGCGGGTGCGGGTGCGTTTCCCCTGGGGCGACGAAATCGAGATCGCCGCCTCGGTTTGGTGGAGCGGGGAGGCTTTGGTGTGTGTGCGCCCGGAGGAGATCGAATTGCTCCCGGGCGAGCCTTGTGAGGGGGGGCAGGTCCTGCGGGGGCAGGTGGTGCAAAGCGTGCCCCTGGGCATGCAGGTGCGGGTGGAGGTGGCCGTCGCGGGAGCGATCTGGCGGGTCCTGCTCCCCCGGAGCCATTGGCGACGCCTTGACCTGCGGGAGCGCCGGTCGGTTTGCTTGCGCATCCCACCGGATCGGGCCCATTTGTTGCCCATCCAGCGGGAGGGTGATGAGCCTCCCCAGGACGCTACCCCAGAGCCCCGCGTAGTTTGA